The region GGGCTGACCACCTCTgccaaaaaaacacagaaaaaaaagcgggGGAAATGGAGGTCGAAGCAGCCCTTATACTTTTCGAGAGGTCTCTCAAAAAGAATGGCCTTCGCTACACCACTATGCTGTCAGATGGCGACAGCCGTGCTTTCCTTGCACTGCAAGAAGCAGATGTATATGGCTACGTCAAAGTGgaaaaggaggactgcataaaTCACGTCAAGAAGCGCATGGGGACAGCCCTGCGAAATTTGATTGCCAAGCAGAAAGGGACAGAAAACCTTGGAGGCAAGGGTAAACTAACCGGAAGCATGATCACTAAGTTGAGTTCCTATTATGCTTGGGCACTCAAGTTTCATAAAGGGGACGTGGACTCAATGCACAAAGCTGTGATGGCGACATACCGTCATATTACCTCTAACGATGAGACGTCAGATCACAGTTTGTGCCCATCAGGGCCAAACTCCTGGTGCCAGCACAATGCAGCGGCATCGCGAGGGGAGCCTGCACCAAAGCACCGCCACAACCTTCCACCTCATGTGTGCAAGGCATTGCTTCCCATTTACGAGCGGTTATCAGAAAGGAAGCTCCTTGAGCGCTGCCACAAGGGCAAGACGCAGAATAGCAACGA is a window of Amblyomma americanum isolate KBUSLIRL-KWMA chromosome 4, ASM5285725v1, whole genome shotgun sequence DNA encoding:
- the LOC144129381 gene encoding uncharacterized protein LOC144129381; amino-acid sequence: MTADCARSVRELYSELRFGNPGNIAVSYDGTWMTRGHTSHIGVGTVIELFTGLVLDYVVLCNFCAGCERGPKPDEPSYQAWRADHLCQKNTEKKAGEMEVEAALILFERSLKKNGLRYTTMLSDGDSRAFLALQEADVYGYVKVEKEDCINHVKKRMGTALRNLIAKQKGTENLGGKGKLTGSMITKLSSYYAWALKFHKGDVDSMHKAVMATYRHITSNDETSDHSLCPSGPNSWCQHNAAASRGEPAPKHRHNLPPHVCKALLPIYERLSERKLLERCHKGKTQNSNESLHTLIWALAPKERHASLYTVQAAVAEAVMRFNAGSERTSKIILRELGLNTSAKASKRMSEKDERREHKSARKHAAAENVQGAFKKRHLDNGKQRDYISGGF